The proteins below come from a single Oenanthe melanoleuca isolate GR-GAL-2019-014 chromosome Z, OMel1.0, whole genome shotgun sequence genomic window:
- the LOC130264757 gene encoding uncharacterized protein LOC130264757 isoform X1: protein MHSEALAAAAVRPETAFTPSQFLFAHVREGRPGASRLFGLQRQMALQKGLAEGGTSSSTANNNQVLLAIPQRAFECPICLDTIEEETSVSWCRHTFCFPCILEWSSIRPVCPICQEHFQYFFRKKGGGILLQATGTTDLPAESAALAVPEMGKGTESGPGGGTMMVTAGLSRPRVMTSQAAGDGSTAGLRTWLLSHLEIGTELQGTSGVPKSAWGGESTVSGHNGIPPGNHGQQAEDFGGGPTVLGDKHKEKSKEGGITMRDTLPVLNRMPLTSLGGVSTISRHNEFPPGNPRQQGVDLVDPSAYPTALTGTGAGRNSTKKCTTAM from the exons ATGCACTCCGAGGctttagctgctgctgctgtgagacCAGAAACTGCTTTTACACCTTCACAATTCCTGTTTGCACATGTCAGAGAG GGCAGGCCAGGAGCCTCGCGTCTCTTTGGTTTGCAGCGGCAGATGGCATTGCAGAAGGGCTTGGCAGAAGGTGGCACCTCTTCCTCTACTGCCAACAACAACCAGGTGCTTCTGGCTATCCCTCAAAGAGCTTTTGAGTGCCCAATCTGCCTGGACACCATTGAGGAGGAAACCTCCGTGAGCTGGTGTAGACACAccttctgctttccttgcatACTGGAATGGTCCTCCATCAGACCTGTTTGCCCGATCTGCCAGGAGCACTTCCAATACTTCTTCCGGAAG AAAGGAGGCGGCATCCTTCTGCAGGCCACCGGCACCACAGATCTTCCAGCGGAGAGCGCGGCACTAGCCGTGCCAGAGATGGGGAAAGGGACCGAATCAGGTCCCGGAGGAGGAACTATGATGGtcacagcagggctcagcaggccCAGAGTTATGACCTCTCAAGCAGCAGGagatggcagcacagcagggctcaggacaTGGCTTCTGAGCCATCTCGAGATTGGCACCGAGCTGCAGGGCACGAGTGGAGTGCCCAAGTCCGCTTGGGGAGGAGAGAGCACCGTCAGTGGGCACAATGGGATTCCTCCAGGGAATCACGGGCAACAAGCAGAAGACTTTGGAGGAGGTCCCACAGTACTTGGCGACAAACACAAAGAGAAGAGCAAAGAAGGAGGGATCACAATGAGGGACACCCTGCCAGTCCTGAATAGGATGCCCCTGACTTCACTGGGAGGAGTGAGCACCATCAGCCGGCACAATGAGTTTCCTCCAGGGAACCCCAGGCAACAAGGGGTTGATCTTGTAGATCCCAGTGCATATCCCACAGCCCTGACTGGCACAGGGGCAGGTAGAAATTCTACCAAGAAGTGTACTACTGCAATGTAG
- the LOC130264757 gene encoding uncharacterized protein LOC130264757 isoform X2, whose product MHSEALAAAAVRPETAFTPSQFLFAHVRERQMALQKGLAEGGTSSSTANNNQVLLAIPQRAFECPICLDTIEEETSVSWCRHTFCFPCILEWSSIRPVCPICQEHFQYFFRKVGDNNYEVYYTSSTRCNQDRHHSAERRRHPSAGHRHHRSSSGERGTSRARDGERDRIRSRRRNYDGHSRAQQAQSYDLSSSRRWQHSRAQDMASEPSRDWHRAAGHEWSAQVRLGRREHRQWAQWDSSRESRATSRRLWRRSHSTWRQTQREEQRRRDHNEGHPASPE is encoded by the exons ATGCACTCCGAGGctttagctgctgctgctgtgagacCAGAAACTGCTTTTACACCTTCACAATTCCTGTTTGCACATGTCAGAGAG CGGCAGATGGCATTGCAGAAGGGCTTGGCAGAAGGTGGCACCTCTTCCTCTACTGCCAACAACAACCAGGTGCTTCTGGCTATCCCTCAAAGAGCTTTTGAGTGCCCAATCTGCCTGGACACCATTGAGGAGGAAACCTCCGTGAGCTGGTGTAGACACAccttctgctttccttgcatACTGGAATGGTCCTCCATCAGACCTGTTTGCCCGATCTGCCAGGAGCACTTCCAATACTTCTTCCGGAAGGTGGGAGACAATAACTATGAGGTGTACTACACCAGCTCCACCAGATGTAATCAAGATCGTCACCACTCTGCAGAAAGGAGGCGGCATCCTTCTGCAGGCCACCGGCACCACAGATCTTCCAGCGGAGAGCGCGGCACTAGCCGTGCCAGAGATGGGGAAAGGGACCGAATCAGGTCCCGGAGGAGGAACTATGATGGtcacagcagggctcagcaggccCAGAGTTATGACCTCTCAAGCAGCAGGagatggcagcacagcagggctcaggacaTGGCTTCTGAGCCATCTCGAGATTGGCACCGAGCTGCAGGGCACGAGTGGAGTGCCCAAGTCCGCTTGGGGAGGAGAGAGCACCGTCAGTGGGCACAATGGGATTCCTCCAGGGAATCACGGGCAACAAGCAGAAGACTTTGGAGGAGGTCCCACAGTACTTGGCGACAAACACAAAGAGAAGAGCAAAGAAGGAGGGATCACAATGAGGGACACCCTGCCAGTCCTGAATAG